Below is a genomic region from Halodesulfovibrio sp..
AGGAGTCAGTGGCCCGCAAACAACATGAGACTTCGTTTGCAAAATGCTTGAGGAGCAGGTCTCCGGTCGCGTGTCCGTATGTGTCATTAACAACTTTAAAGTGGTCAATGTCTAACATAAGCAAACCGACTCTTTTTTCTTTTTGCTGAGATTTGGTGAAGTACGTTGAACTGACTTCGTTAAGTGCTCTTCGGTTGAAAAGTCCTGTCAATGGATCTTCGACAGCTTGCTGAGCGAGCTTCGCGTTTAATTCTTCCACGATAAGCATAATGAGTCCGAACGTAGTAAAAAGCAACGTGCCATTACTCCATAAAATGTAGACAAGGGTACCAACACCTGTAGAAAAGAATGTGTTGAAGCTGTGTGTGTATAGAATAAGTACCCCGTGCATAAAATTGACAAATGCAGAGGCAATATTCATGTACCCAAGGTACTTGGCGGTTTTGGAGTGACGTCCGTACCGCAGTAATTCGTATGCACTGAGGACATTAGGGATTGAGTAGCTGAAGCTTAACGTTATTATTTTGTATAGAATAAATTGCGGAAGGAATAACGAAAGGCTGGATACAATGGCTGTCGTTGAGGTGAGAAGCACCCCGCAGGCTATTACATAAAAATTTAGCGGACGATTGAAAAATGCTCGAATTCCGTACCAGAAACAGAGATACCCAACAGTTGCACATATATTTACGAGCACTTTTGAAAGAAAAGGCGGAATAAATCCACGAAAGGCAATAAGAACAAGGGAAAGTAAAAAACTGCTCATTGCGGTAGCCCACCAGCGAACTCCTTTTGTGGAAAAGTGGCTATGCTGGAGCCAAAATAGTGCAGCAGTAGAAACTGCTGCTGTTACAGCGAGTGAGGCGTAAAGTTCTCGT
It encodes:
- a CDS encoding GGDEF domain-containing protein, which produces MLPTRELYASLAVTAAVSTAALFWLQHSHFSTKGVRWWATAMSSFLLSLVLIAFRGFIPPFLSKVLVNICATVGYLCFWYGIRAFFNRPLNFYVIACGVLLTSTTAIVSSLSLFLPQFILYKIITLSFSYSIPNVLSAYELLRYGRHSKTAKYLGYMNIASAFVNFMHGVLILYTHSFNTFFSTGVGTLVYILWSNGTLLFTTFGLIMLIVEELNAKLAQQAVEDPLTGLFNRRALNEVSSTYFTKSQQKEKRVGLLMLDIDHFKVVNDTYGHATGDLLLKHFANEVSCCLRATDSLYRMGGEEFLVIIPDCSAAVLQGLGERIRAHIEQTPLVMPHGTIHNTVSIGCSLSCASDSCLDSAIERADTALYLAKENGRNRVTMHEVAV